The following proteins are encoded in a genomic region of Chryseobacterium cucumeris:
- a CDS encoding M48 family metallopeptidase has product MKKITLCFLLLGTACSINAQKINLGKAAGMVSNGAKALTFTNEDAIKLSKESVEWMDKNNPVAGPKDPYTVRLNRLFGKHKSQDGLNLNYKVYKVKDINAFACADGSVRVFSSLMDIMTDNELLAVIGHEIGHVKNQDTKDAMKSAYLKAAALDAASSASSDVASLNESQIGKMANAFLDASHSKKQESEADTYSYDFMKANKYDVVGAYTAFKKLALLSQGSTQTNFEKMFNSHPDSNKRAESIKKKAEKEGLWKDPGTVTLPAAKLTK; this is encoded by the coding sequence ATGAAAAAAATTACTCTATGCTTCCTGTTACTGGGAACAGCATGTTCGATCAACGCACAGAAAATTAATCTTGGCAAAGCAGCCGGAATGGTTTCAAATGGTGCAAAAGCCTTAACATTTACCAACGAAGATGCTATTAAATTATCCAAAGAATCAGTAGAATGGATGGATAAAAATAATCCTGTAGCAGGACCGAAAGATCCTTACACTGTGAGACTGAACAGGCTGTTTGGAAAACACAAATCTCAGGATGGTCTGAACCTTAATTATAAAGTTTATAAAGTAAAAGATATCAACGCGTTTGCCTGTGCAGACGGAAGTGTACGTGTATTCTCTTCCTTAATGGATATTATGACTGATAATGAACTGCTTGCCGTAATCGGACATGAGATCGGGCACGTAAAGAATCAGGATACCAAAGATGCTATGAAATCGGCTTATCTGAAGGCGGCTGCATTAGATGCTGCTTCCTCAGCTTCGTCAGATGTAGCTTCACTAAATGAAAGTCAGATAGGGAAGATGGCGAATGCATTTTTAGATGCTTCGCACAGCAAAAAGCAGGAATCTGAAGCAGATACTTATTCATATGATTTCATGAAGGCCAATAAGTATGATGTGGTAGGAGCATATACAGCTTTTAAAAAGTTAGCCTTACTTTCACAGGGAAGTACACAGACTAATTTTGAAAAGATGTTCAATTCTCACCCCGATAGCAACAAGAGAGCTGAATCTATCAAAAAGAAAGCAGAGAAAGAAGGCTTATGGAAAGATCCGGGAACGGTTACTTTACCTGCTGCAAAATTGACGAAATAA
- the recJ gene encoding single-stranded-DNA-specific exonuclease RecJ, whose protein sequence is MSQKWIYKPEPDEEVVDRLSSSLGFGTFESKILVLRGIDNYQKAREFFKPNLNDIHNPFLMADMQKAVERIATAIENGEKILVYGDYDVDGTTAVALMYLYLSKIVEKKYLDYYIPDRNSEGYGISTEGIDFAKENGFSLIIALDCGIKALDMINYASNLGIDFIICDHHLPGEEIPNAAAVLDPKRSDCRYPFKELSGCGVGFKLCQGLNTIYKLPEAELFELTDLLAISIAADIVSMTGENRVLAKMGLKTLRKTRNLGLRLLIPEDKLSHFEISNIVFEIAPKINAAGRISHGKAAVELMVSDNLKHANQIVNDIMNLNDERRELDMNSTLSALNQIIESQQETKHTTIVYHPEWNKGVIGIVASRLIETYYKPTLVFTDGNNGEMVASARSVSDFDVHEALDMCSEYFLKFGGHHAAAGLSMEKDKFDAFKEKFERIVSEKIQEHQKEPSITIDTEIRIDEINREFINFHRKLAPFGPHNMKPIFTLTNQKLSGYVKTMGKDNNHLKFYIKQESTGRNIECVGFKLGQFAEDFKNKNFDLAFTLEENHWKGNVTHYLNIKDVKFRG, encoded by the coding sequence ATGAGTCAAAAATGGATTTACAAGCCTGAACCCGATGAGGAAGTTGTGGACAGACTAAGTTCGTCACTTGGTTTTGGTACTTTTGAATCTAAAATCCTCGTTCTTAGGGGAATTGACAATTATCAAAAGGCCAGAGAATTCTTCAAACCGAACCTTAACGATATCCACAACCCTTTTTTAATGGCAGATATGCAAAAAGCTGTAGAGCGTATTGCTACCGCCATTGAAAACGGTGAAAAAATATTGGTATATGGTGACTATGATGTGGACGGAACCACAGCGGTTGCTTTAATGTACCTGTATCTCAGCAAAATTGTTGAGAAAAAATATTTAGATTATTATATCCCGGACAGAAATTCTGAAGGATATGGAATTTCCACGGAAGGAATTGATTTCGCCAAAGAAAATGGTTTCTCATTAATCATTGCTCTAGACTGTGGAATCAAGGCACTTGATATGATCAACTATGCCAGCAATCTGGGTATAGATTTTATTATCTGCGATCATCACCTTCCGGGTGAAGAGATTCCAAACGCTGCAGCTGTTCTTGATCCTAAAAGAAGTGACTGCCGATATCCTTTCAAAGAACTTTCCGGATGCGGTGTTGGCTTTAAGCTTTGCCAGGGACTGAATACGATTTATAAATTACCGGAGGCAGAATTATTTGAACTTACAGATCTTCTCGCCATTTCCATTGCAGCAGATATTGTTTCGATGACGGGAGAAAACAGGGTCTTGGCTAAAATGGGATTAAAAACCCTGAGGAAAACCAGAAATCTTGGTTTAAGGTTATTGATTCCTGAGGACAAACTTTCTCATTTCGAAATTTCCAATATCGTTTTTGAAATAGCTCCCAAAATTAATGCTGCCGGAAGAATTTCTCATGGTAAAGCAGCTGTAGAGCTTATGGTTTCCGACAATCTGAAACATGCCAACCAGATTGTGAATGATATCATGAACCTCAACGATGAAAGGCGTGAACTGGATATGAATTCCACTCTTTCCGCTCTGAATCAGATTATAGAATCCCAGCAGGAAACCAAGCATACTACTATCGTTTATCATCCTGAATGGAATAAAGGCGTTATCGGTATTGTAGCCTCAAGGCTTATTGAAACCTATTATAAACCCACACTAGTTTTTACCGATGGTAATAACGGAGAAATGGTAGCTTCTGCAAGGTCTGTTTCTGATTTCGATGTACATGAAGCTCTTGATATGTGCTCTGAATATTTCCTTAAATTTGGAGGTCATCATGCTGCTGCCGGACTTTCGATGGAAAAAGATAAGTTTGATGCCTTCAAGGAAAAATTTGAAAGAATTGTTTCTGAAAAAATCCAGGAGCACCAAAAGGAACCTTCTATTACGATTGATACGGAAATAAGAATTGACGAAATCAACAGAGAGTTTATCAATTTCCACAGAAAACTGGCGCCATTCGGGCCTCATAATATGAAGCCTATTTTTACATTAACCAATCAGAAGCTTTCCGGATATGTAAAAACCATGGGGAAAGATAATAATCACCTGAAGTTTTATATCAAGCAGGAATCTACGGGACGAAATATTGAATGTGTCGGATTCAAACTGGGACAGTTTGCTGAAGATTTTAAAAATAAAAATTTCGACCTTGCTTTTACCCTGGAAGAGAATCACTGGAAAGGCAATGTCACTCATTATCTTAATATCAAGGATGTAAAATTCAGGGGTTAG
- a CDS encoding four helix bundle protein, with protein sequence MGNYKELIVWNKSVDLVTEIYSVTTIFPKEELYGLTSQIRRASISVPSNIAEGHSRRSTSDYLQFLKIARGSCAELETQLIISKNLHYLNPEEFQILIKKTSEISKMLNAIITKLHTPKT encoded by the coding sequence ATGGGAAATTATAAGGAATTAATTGTCTGGAACAAATCTGTAGATCTCGTTACTGAAATCTATTCCGTGACCACTATTTTTCCAAAAGAAGAACTGTATGGACTTACTAGCCAGATTCGAAGAGCGTCAATTTCAGTTCCGTCCAATATTGCTGAAGGACATTCCAGAAGATCTACCAGCGATTATCTTCAGTTTTTGAAAATTGCAAGAGGTAGCTGTGCTGAGCTGGAAACCCAATTGATTATTTCAAAAAACTTACATTATTTGAATCCTGAAGAGTTTCAAATTTTAATTAAAAAAACATCTGAAATATCAAAAATGCTGAATGCAATAATTACAAAGCTTCACACCCCTAAAACCTAA
- the nadD gene encoding nicotinate (nicotinamide) nucleotide adenylyltransferase, translating to MKKIGLFFGSFNPIHIGHLILANYILENSDMDELWFVVSPQNPFKDKKSLLNDHNRLDMVQLAVKNYPNMRASNVEFSLPKPSYTIDTLTYLHEKYPDYSFSLIMGEDNLKSLHKWKNADILIKNHHIIVYPRVFEGEKKDPEYLQHENISLVKAPIIELSATEIRNMIKDGKNVRPMLPPEVFEYLDGSSFYQ from the coding sequence ATGAAAAAAATCGGTTTATTTTTCGGATCATTTAATCCTATTCATATCGGGCATCTTATTCTGGCCAATTATATTCTGGAAAATTCTGATATGGATGAGCTTTGGTTTGTGGTAAGCCCGCAAAACCCATTTAAGGACAAAAAGTCTTTACTGAATGACCATAACAGACTTGATATGGTACAACTGGCAGTAAAGAATTACCCCAATATGAGAGCTTCCAATGTGGAGTTTTCTCTTCCGAAACCAAGTTATACTATTGATACCTTAACGTATCTGCATGAGAAATACCCTGATTATTCTTTCAGTCTGATCATGGGAGAAGATAATCTAAAGAGCCTTCACAAATGGAAAAATGCTGATATCCTGATCAAAAATCATCATATTATTGTTTACCCAAGAGTATTTGAAGGCGAGAAAAAAGATCCTGAATATTTACAGCATGAAAATATCTCTCTGGTAAAAGCACCCATAATAGAGCTTTCAGCTACGGAAATCCGTAATATGATAAAGGATGGTAAAAATGTAAGACCTATGCTGCCACCAGAAGTTTTTGAGTATTTGGATGGTAGTAGTTTTTATCAATAA
- a CDS encoding DUF3817 domain-containing protein: MDFIEKIFSKYSQEKIIRWFKQICLAEAISCLLLYGVAMIWIRYDENVYSIIFISVIGSLHGLFFTLYLLLCLPARKIYNWDDEDFVFALLSAFFPFATVWVDKKLARFDRE; this comes from the coding sequence ATGGACTTCATCGAAAAAATATTCTCAAAATATTCTCAGGAAAAAATCATCAGATGGTTTAAGCAGATTTGTCTTGCAGAGGCCATTTCATGTCTTTTATTGTATGGTGTTGCGATGATCTGGATCCGGTATGATGAAAATGTATATTCTATCATCTTCATCAGTGTTATTGGTAGTTTACATGGTTTATTTTTTACTCTTTACCTTCTACTCTGCCTTCCTGCCAGAAAAATTTATAATTGGGATGATGAAGATTTTGTTTTTGCCTTATTATCGGCATTCTTCCCCTTTGCAACGGTTTGGGTAGATAAAAAGCTGGCCCGATTCGACAGAGAATAA